From a region of the Corallococcus coralloides DSM 2259 genome:
- the prfA gene encoding peptide chain release factor 1 gives MIDKLEEVERRFERLTADLSNPDILADTAKLQKVSKERAGLEKLVETFRGYRKVLADLDEVETWLSSSDPDEKAYAKEALPGLKAQRDELEASLKILLLPKDPNDEKNVILEIRAGAGGDEAALFAEEVMQMYLRYADRRGWKADILDMSAGNAGGVKDATVTLSGDAVFSNLKYESGVHRVQRVPATETQGRIHTSTITVSVMPEAEDVDVQVNPADIEMQVMRSTGSGGQSVNTTDSAVRLIHKPSGIVVKCQQEKSQGKNRAMAMRMLRAKLYEIEQERIRNERDSMRRGQVGTGDRSEKIRTYNFPQDRLTDHRIGLTVHNLPAIMVGNVDEVITACRTHYQAEALKAQTGGGRPPSES, from the coding sequence ATGATTGACAAACTGGAAGAGGTCGAGCGCCGTTTCGAGCGGCTCACGGCCGACCTGTCGAACCCCGATATCCTCGCCGACACGGCGAAGCTCCAGAAGGTGTCCAAGGAGCGCGCCGGGCTGGAGAAGCTCGTGGAGACCTTCCGCGGCTACCGCAAGGTGCTGGCGGACCTGGACGAGGTGGAGACCTGGCTTTCCAGCTCCGACCCCGACGAGAAGGCCTACGCCAAGGAGGCCCTGCCCGGCCTGAAGGCGCAGCGCGACGAGCTGGAGGCGTCGCTGAAGATCCTGCTGCTGCCCAAGGATCCCAATGACGAGAAGAACGTCATCCTGGAGATCCGCGCGGGCGCGGGCGGCGACGAGGCGGCCCTCTTCGCCGAAGAGGTCATGCAGATGTACCTGCGCTACGCGGACCGCCGGGGCTGGAAGGCGGACATCCTGGACATGAGCGCGGGCAACGCCGGCGGCGTGAAGGACGCCACGGTGACGCTGTCTGGCGACGCCGTGTTCAGCAACCTGAAGTACGAGTCCGGTGTGCACCGCGTGCAGCGCGTGCCGGCCACGGAGACGCAGGGCCGCATCCACACCTCCACCATCACCGTGTCGGTGATGCCGGAGGCGGAGGACGTGGACGTGCAGGTGAACCCGGCGGACATCGAGATGCAGGTGATGCGCTCCACGGGCTCCGGCGGCCAGAGCGTCAACACCACGGACTCCGCGGTGCGCCTCATCCACAAGCCGTCCGGCATCGTGGTGAAGTGCCAGCAGGAGAAGAGCCAGGGGAAGAACCGCGCCATGGCCATGCGCATGCTGCGCGCGAAGCTCTACGAAATCGAGCAGGAGCGCATCCGCAACGAGCGCGACTCCATGCGCCGCGGCCAGGTGGGCACGGGCGACCGCAGCGAGAAGATCCGCACCTACAACTTCCCGCAGGATCGGCTCACCGACCACCGCATCGGCCTCACCGTGCACAACCTGCCGGCCATCATGGTGGGCAACGTGGACGAGGTGATCACCGCCTGCCGCACCCACTACCAGGCCGAGGCCCTCAAGGCGCAGACGGGTGGCGGGCGGCCCCCCAGCGAATCATGA
- a CDS encoding zf-TFIIB domain-containing protein gives MNCPGCSVEMTDLEGDHDETLRKCGDCGGLWTDVSDLRRILLHNNLPGLEQLGGKVDAEALTGQCPDCQVDFVRIDGGDRNHPLHYDTCESCGGIFLESEFADATDAKAAEQEIVTFFRNFDAKRKAKAAI, from the coding sequence ATGAATTGCCCCGGTTGCAGCGTCGAGATGACTGATCTCGAAGGAGATCACGACGAGACGTTGCGGAAGTGTGGAGATTGCGGAGGCCTGTGGACCGATGTTTCGGACCTGCGCCGCATCCTCCTTCACAACAACCTGCCCGGTCTGGAGCAACTCGGGGGCAAGGTCGACGCGGAGGCCCTGACAGGGCAGTGCCCGGACTGCCAGGTGGACTTCGTACGCATCGACGGTGGGGACCGGAATCACCCCCTGCACTACGACACCTGCGAGTCGTGCGGAGGCATCTTCCTGGAGTCGGAGTTCGCGGACGCCACGGACGCGAAGGCCGCCGAGCAGGAGATCGTCACCTTCTTCCGCAACTTCGACGCGAAGCGGAAGGCCAAGGCCGCCATCTAG
- a CDS encoding discoidin domain-containing protein, whose translation MRRLSLASLLLVSPTVLAAAPAAPGYAQAEAWLEKEARPDHYVPLNLLDGRDTTVWCAEGEKPSHVFIGFKEPVTLDEVRVYTGDGTSRDAFKANGRVRKFTLTSVDASRSVTVQDKRGLQAVPLSQPLFGARFILEVADRFPGARDDSPVCLTDLVLYSGGKALNGPALATRYKYDARVAPLVGTWFGGHEGAPERFLSFFVDGTWRFSLEPLETPEPTTVVSGTYTVSGNKVTLDIPKKGKVTARFERTPAGEGPKAASALSLDGALPEEWGSTFRGQP comes from the coding sequence ATGCGACGCCTGTCCCTGGCCTCCCTGCTGCTCGTGTCTCCGACCGTCCTCGCCGCCGCGCCCGCCGCGCCCGGCTATGCCCAGGCGGAGGCCTGGCTGGAGAAGGAGGCGCGCCCGGACCACTACGTGCCCCTCAACCTGCTGGACGGCCGGGACACCACCGTCTGGTGCGCGGAAGGGGAGAAGCCCTCTCACGTCTTCATCGGCTTCAAGGAGCCCGTCACCCTGGACGAGGTGCGCGTCTACACGGGCGACGGCACGTCCCGCGACGCCTTCAAGGCCAACGGCCGCGTGCGCAAGTTCACCCTCACCAGCGTGGACGCGTCCCGCAGCGTCACCGTGCAGGACAAGCGCGGCCTGCAGGCCGTGCCCCTGTCCCAGCCGCTGTTCGGCGCGCGCTTCATCCTGGAGGTGGCGGACCGCTTCCCCGGCGCCAGGGACGACAGCCCGGTGTGCCTCACCGACCTCGTCCTCTACTCGGGGGGAAAGGCCCTCAACGGCCCGGCGCTCGCCACCCGGTACAAGTACGACGCGCGCGTGGCGCCGCTCGTGGGCACCTGGTTCGGCGGCCATGAAGGCGCCCCGGAGCGCTTCCTGTCCTTCTTCGTGGACGGCACCTGGCGCTTCTCACTGGAGCCCCTGGAGACGCCCGAGCCCACCACCGTCGTCAGCGGCACCTACACGGTGTCCGGCAACAAGGTGACGTTGGACATCCCGAAGAAGGGCAAGGTGACGGCCCGCTTCGAGCGGACCCCTGCTGGCGAGGGGCCGAAGGCGGCCTCCGCGCTGTCGCTGGACGGGGCGCTCCCCGAGGAGTGGGGGAGCACCTTCCGCGGCCAGCCGTGA
- the murA gene encoding UDP-N-acetylglucosamine 1-carboxyvinyltransferase, producing the protein MDKIVMKGGTALHGEVEVSGAKNAALPILASALLADGTTTFRNVPDLADVATMLEVLRTMGCEAARLTGKKADTCEISIAGNITPEAPYDLVKTMRASVLVLGPLVARFGRARVSMPGGCAIGARPIDQHLKGLKALGADIHLTEGYVEARAKQLKGGMVNFDVITVTGTENVMMAAVLAKGRTVMENCAREPEVEELARVLNKMGAKVEGAGTSVITIEGVESLNPVDHAILPDRIEAGTLLVAAAISGGNVLVKHARPEHLDAVIDKLREAGCTITAEGGGLRCKAPRSLKSVNITTTEHPGFPTDMQAQLMALMTVSHGTSVISENIFENRFMHVPELHRLGADITIQGHTAVVKGVKALSGAPVMATDLRASASLILAGLRADGQTEVSRVYHLDRGYERLERKLRGLGADIRRVKERA; encoded by the coding sequence ATGGACAAGATCGTCATGAAGGGTGGCACCGCGCTGCACGGCGAGGTGGAGGTCTCCGGCGCGAAGAACGCGGCGCTGCCCATCCTGGCCTCCGCGCTGCTGGCGGATGGCACCACCACCTTCCGCAACGTGCCGGACCTGGCGGACGTGGCCACGATGCTGGAAGTGCTCCGCACCATGGGCTGCGAGGCCGCGCGGCTCACCGGCAAGAAGGCGGACACGTGTGAAATCAGCATCGCGGGGAACATCACCCCGGAGGCCCCCTACGACCTGGTGAAGACCATGCGCGCCAGCGTCCTGGTGCTGGGGCCGCTCGTGGCGCGCTTCGGCCGCGCGCGCGTGTCCATGCCGGGCGGATGCGCCATTGGCGCGCGTCCCATCGATCAGCACCTGAAGGGCCTCAAGGCGCTGGGCGCGGACATCCACCTGACGGAAGGCTACGTGGAGGCCCGGGCGAAGCAGCTCAAGGGCGGCATGGTGAACTTCGACGTCATCACCGTCACCGGCACGGAGAACGTGATGATGGCGGCGGTGCTCGCGAAGGGCCGCACCGTGATGGAGAACTGCGCGCGCGAGCCGGAGGTGGAGGAGCTGGCGCGCGTGCTCAACAAGATGGGCGCGAAGGTGGAGGGGGCGGGCACGTCCGTCATCACCATCGAGGGCGTGGAGTCCCTCAACCCGGTGGACCACGCCATCCTCCCGGACCGCATCGAGGCGGGCACGCTGCTCGTCGCCGCGGCCATCAGCGGGGGCAACGTGCTGGTGAAGCACGCACGCCCGGAGCACCTGGACGCGGTCATCGACAAGCTGCGCGAGGCGGGCTGCACGATTACGGCGGAGGGCGGGGGCCTGCGCTGCAAGGCGCCCAGGTCGCTCAAGTCGGTGAACATCACCACCACGGAGCACCCGGGCTTCCCCACGGACATGCAGGCGCAGTTGATGGCGCTGATGACGGTGAGCCACGGCACGTCCGTCATCTCCGAGAACATCTTCGAGAACCGCTTCATGCACGTGCCGGAGCTGCACCGGCTGGGCGCGGACATCACCATCCAGGGACACACCGCGGTGGTGAAGGGCGTGAAGGCGCTCAGCGGGGCGCCGGTGATGGCCACCGACCTGCGCGCCAGCGCGTCGCTCATCCTGGCTGGCCTACGGGCCGACGGGCAGACCGAGGTCAGCCGCGTCTACCACCTGGACCGCGGGTACGAGCGGCTGGAGCGCAAACTGCGGGGCCTGGGGGCGGACATCCGCCGGGTAAAGGAGCGGGCCTGA
- a CDS encoding phospholipase D-like domain-containing protein has product MLTAVVPEKQRIAIIGSSETQTNLSRLITEAEQRLLLVSPYVQFDKLRKLVREVQGALAKGVSVTLVLREKDFSTGKKDPLDSDALTQLRQANMKVLLVKDLHAKVYISEKNALLTSLNLLESSINNSIEIGTWIPSGTAEYAAVEAFLKSEILPTAQVVPSLSAPAAKTPEPPAPKREPRAAPAREARVPRQVAVPDAFATGHCIRCRDGLEFNMDRPLCRGCFSSWKKYEDKNYAEKYCHGCGEPKKTSMAKPLCHPCFDALPPPSDDDIEF; this is encoded by the coding sequence GTGTTGACGGCGGTCGTACCCGAGAAGCAAAGGATTGCCATTATCGGTTCGTCGGAAACCCAGACGAACTTGAGCCGCCTCATCACGGAGGCGGAGCAGCGACTCCTCCTCGTCAGCCCGTACGTGCAGTTCGACAAACTCCGGAAGCTGGTGCGTGAGGTCCAGGGCGCGCTGGCGAAAGGCGTGTCGGTGACTTTGGTGCTGAGGGAGAAGGACTTCAGCACCGGCAAGAAAGACCCGCTGGACTCGGACGCGCTCACGCAGTTGCGCCAAGCCAACATGAAAGTACTGCTCGTGAAGGACCTTCACGCGAAGGTCTACATTTCGGAGAAGAACGCCCTCCTCACATCACTCAACCTTCTTGAGTCGTCCATCAACAACAGCATCGAGATTGGCACGTGGATCCCTTCAGGCACCGCTGAGTACGCTGCGGTGGAGGCCTTCCTGAAGAGCGAGATTCTTCCGACGGCCCAGGTCGTGCCTTCACTCTCAGCTCCCGCCGCGAAGACGCCCGAGCCCCCTGCGCCCAAGCGCGAACCTCGTGCTGCGCCAGCCCGGGAGGCCAGGGTCCCGCGACAGGTGGCCGTCCCTGACGCCTTCGCCACGGGTCACTGCATCCGCTGCCGCGATGGGCTCGAGTTCAACATGGACCGGCCGCTCTGCCGTGGCTGCTTCAGCTCGTGGAAGAAGTACGAGGACAAGAACTACGCCGAGAAGTACTGCCATGGCTGCGGCGAGCCCAAGAAGACGTCGATGGCCAAGCCCCTGTGCCATCCCTGCTTCGACGCCCTACCGCCTCCCAGCGACGACGATATTGAGTTCTAG
- the prmC gene encoding peptide chain release factor N(5)-glutamine methyltransferase, with protein MMSDVWTIRRILTWTTGHFEKRGVDAPRLTAEILLAHVLKTGRVRLYVDLDRPLSKDELAAFKALIERRLAGEPTNYLTGTKEFYNRPFKVDARVLIPRPETELLVEAVLHAVPRDAPSRVLDVCTGSGCIAISVAAERPQATVVATDLSKDACALARENAQALGMAERVSVLEGDLFSPLPPDATFRVVVSNPPYIDSGDIAGLSAEVRREPRLALDGGPDGLVALRRVIHGARRVLEPGGLLALEMGETQGSAVLELLRAAGYSDARVEKDLERRERMAFGTQPAA; from the coding sequence ATCATGAGCGACGTCTGGACCATCCGCCGGATCCTCACCTGGACGACGGGGCACTTCGAGAAGCGCGGGGTGGACGCGCCCCGGCTCACGGCGGAAATCCTGCTCGCGCACGTGCTCAAGACGGGCCGGGTGCGCCTGTACGTGGACCTGGACCGGCCGCTGTCCAAGGACGAGCTGGCCGCCTTCAAGGCGCTCATCGAGCGCAGGCTCGCGGGCGAGCCCACGAACTACCTGACGGGCACGAAGGAGTTCTACAACCGCCCGTTCAAGGTGGACGCGCGCGTGCTCATCCCCCGGCCGGAGACGGAGCTGCTGGTGGAGGCGGTGCTGCACGCGGTGCCCAGGGACGCGCCTTCCCGCGTGCTGGACGTGTGCACGGGCTCCGGCTGCATCGCCATCAGCGTGGCGGCGGAGCGCCCCCAGGCGACGGTGGTGGCCACGGACCTGTCGAAGGACGCGTGCGCGCTGGCGCGTGAGAACGCGCAGGCCCTGGGCATGGCCGAGCGCGTGAGCGTGCTGGAGGGCGACCTGTTCTCTCCCCTGCCCCCGGACGCGACGTTCCGGGTGGTGGTGTCGAATCCGCCGTACATCGATTCCGGTGACATCGCCGGGCTGTCCGCCGAGGTGCGGCGCGAGCCCCGGCTGGCGCTGGATGGCGGACCGGACGGGCTGGTGGCGCTCAGGCGGGTGATTCACGGTGCCCGCCGGGTGCTGGAGCCTGGCGGACTGCTTGCATTGGAGATGGGTGAGACCCAGGGCAGCGCCGTCCTGGAGCTCCTGCGGGCCGCGGGGTACTCGGACGCGCGCGTGGAGAAGGACCTGGAGCGGCGTGAACGCATGGCGTTCGGGACACAGCCCGCGGCCTGA